In the Gemmatimonadota bacterium genome, one interval contains:
- a CDS encoding MBL fold metallo-hydrolase: MKRSVFVVGAFQENCYLVADEAAGKAVLIDPGDDGDRLCDAVQRAGLTLEAIWLTHAHLDHIGGIAAIKRRVDVPVFLHPDDLTVYRYAPQAAAMYGLPFELGPLPDRTLSEGDVMTLGSLRFEVWHMPGHAPGHVIFHGHGICFGGDVLFAGSVGRTDLPLSDGEAFQRTLARIATLPPETVVCPGHGPETTIADEIAANPFLSGQARPLRR; the protein is encoded by the coding sequence GTGAAACGCTCGGTCTTCGTCGTCGGCGCCTTCCAGGAGAACTGCTACCTCGTCGCGGACGAGGCGGCCGGCAAGGCCGTCCTGATCGATCCGGGGGACGACGGCGACCGACTGTGCGATGCCGTACAGCGCGCGGGGCTCACCCTCGAGGCCATCTGGCTCACGCATGCGCACCTCGATCACATCGGCGGAATCGCCGCCATCAAGCGGCGCGTCGACGTCCCGGTCTTTCTCCACCCCGACGACCTGACGGTGTATCGCTACGCCCCGCAGGCGGCGGCGATGTACGGGCTCCCCTTCGAACTCGGTCCGCTCCCCGATCGCACCCTGTCTGAGGGGGATGTCATGACCCTCGGCTCGTTGCGTTTCGAGGTGTGGCACATGCCGGGGCACGCCCCCGGGCACGTCATCTTCCACGGCCACGGCATCTGCTTCGGCGGCGACGTGCTCTTCGCCGGCTCGGTGGGGCGCACCGACCTCCCGCTCTCGGACGGCGAGGCCTTTCAACGCACACTCGCCCGGATCGCGACGCTCCCCCCCGAGACAGTGGTCTGTCCCGGGCACGGCCCGGAGACGACCATCGCCGACGAGATCGCCGCCAACCCCTTTCTCAGTGGACAAGCGCGACCGTTGCGGAGGTAG